In the genome of Paenibacillus pabuli, the window GACATATCACTGTATACAACCTGAATGCCATTATCCTTCAGTTCAAATGCCCGAGTAAACAACGATGCCATCTGTGCTCTTGTGAGAGGTGCATCTGGTGCATATCCTTTGGCTTGTCCTTGAATAAGACCACTTTGCTTCAGCGCGTAAATGGCAGGAGCAGCTTCATCCTTAGCCAACACATCTGCGAAACCTGTAAGAGCCGCTGGAGCATCCAGTTTAAGTACACGCTGCAGGATGATTGCCGCCTGAGCACGAGTAATTGGCGTTTGTGATTCTCTCATTCCATCTGTTGTGCCATCTATGTATCCCAGTTGCTGTAGGGTCTGTGTTGCCTTCGAAGCAATGGATTCAGCGACTGTCGCCGTAGGCTTCACCGCTTCTGCTGCCTGGACTGCTGGTTGAATCAGAGCGATGGACATCGCCATGCTAAGCGTAAGAGCATATACCTTTTTACTCATTGCGTTCAAACTAGTTCCCCCTTTAAAGTGAATTACATCATAAATTGGAATTATACGTAAATCATTTTACCATGATCCACCAAAGGTTAACAGCGTTGACAACCTCGAAGTTTGATTGCAGAGCTTTCAATGAATAACATGTCATGTAAATTTCAATTATCCCCTTATTTTGAACCGGAAAATCCATAATTGAACAGCTTGCGTGTCTCAACAAAGCGTCCCTCACGACTATCCGAACCCAGTACAACAGAGATCAGTCGTTTGCCATTTCGCTCAGCTGTCCCAACGAAGTGATAGCCGGAATCCTCATCATATCCGGTCTTCAATCCATCGTTGCCATCGTAAGCATAGGGTCCGCCAATAGAGGACAGCATCCAATTGGTGTTGCTCATATACATACCTTTCTGGTGCATCGATACCTGCATTTGGCTGGAAACTCTTAATATTTCAGGGTAATCATTTAACAGATAACGTGCAAGCCTACACGCATCTACAGCAGTCATTACGGTCTGCCCTTGTATTTCCTTGGGACGATTCGGACCAAGCAGCTTCACACTTAAACCGGTTGAATTGGTAAACACCGTTTTGTCAGACAGTCCGATTTCTGTAGCCTTCTGATTCATCTTTTGTGCAAAAGTCTGCTCTGTCCCACCAATATGTTCAGCCAGAGCAATAGCCGCGTCATTCGCGGAATATACGGCTATAATCTGGAACAGCTCCTGCACAGTGAATTGCTCCCCTTGTTTCAGACCCAGGTGGCTGCCACCCACTGAACTTGCATATGCGCTGATCGTAACAGGGTCATCCCAACGTAACTCTCCGTTGATTACGGCCTCCATGACCAACAGCTCTGTCATCAATTTACTGATTCCCCCAGAGGCAATCTCTTCAGAACCATTAAAGTTGATTAAAATCTGTTCCGTGCTCATATCCATTAATACCGCCGATTCAGCTTTGATTCCCGGTTTGCCCACCAGCATGTCCGGTTTCACACCCAAATATATAATGACCAGTAGAGCCAGCAGCATTCCTGCCCGTATCCACCATCTTTTCATTAGAAAATCACCTCTTACAGATATAGACGAAGTGAAGAGGCATTTTGTCTGCAATTTTTATAAAAAAAGTTAAATTTTTTTTATTTTTTTGTTACCAAAAAAACATGGACCCCATACCCCCATGCCAGAGTGTACGGAATCCATGTTTTTAAGGAATATTTCTAAGGGTATAACTTTAAATATCGCAGTATTCTATCTCCTATTTTCCAACTAAAAGCTCAATTTACCCTAACAGTTTTCCTGTGTATCAGTGATTAAGATATAAATGCTTTGTCAGTTACACTCTGAGCATTCGGAAGCGAGCGTGTTTTATAGTCCAACATCCAATAGATTCCGACCAGTATAACTACAAAACCACTCCATCCGATAACCTCCTTTCCATCCACCATCTGACCCACAATTCCACCTATTAAGGAACCAATAGGCATAGCAATTCCACTCAAGCTATAGGCAGCTGAAAAAACTCTTCCTAGCAGATTCGTAGGTATACCCTTTTGCAGATAAGTATTAATCAAAATGTTGGTTACACCACCAGGAAACCAAGCTAATCCGTATACGATTATCATCAACCACGGATAGGGGCAAAAAACAGAGAGCGTCCACAGCAAACCACTAAGCATGAAAGCTAAGGCATAAATTTTCCCCATTCCTATTGATTCTAACCTAAGATATGGTGCCGACAACGCTCCTAATAAACTTCCCAACGCTTGGGCCATTAGCAATAAGCCATATATCTCTGCACCGCCATATCCCTTACTGAATTGCGGCAAAACGACAAATGTTGCACCGCCCACCAAATTAATCAGGATTATTCCAAAAAGAAGTCGTGAAACTGTTTTGTTAAATAAGATTTGAATCCCTTCTGTAAGTTCAGAACCATATTTCTTGACAAGTTCTATTAGATTGTTAGGTCCCTCTCCACTTGACTTAAGGTGCTGTACCCTAGAGACTTTGATCATAGCAAAGAGGAGCGTACTCATCATGAACATAACCGAATCAAGAAGATAGATAGAAGTTGCCCCAATGGTTACCAATAGTATTCCTGCAAGAGCGTTGCAGCCTGTTTCAATGCCTTGATTGGCAAAGGTGAACATGGAATTAGCCTTGGAGAGATTTCGATCCTCAACAAATTGTGGTAAGGAGGACATCTGGGCCGGATAGACAAACATGTTGAACGTGGAGAGAATGGGAGAGACGATAAGAACAAGCCCCACATTTAGAAAACCCATGTAGTGTGCAATGGGAATTAATAAGAGCAATACCGCCTGTATTAACTGTGTATAGATTAGAAGTGAGCGGATATTAACCCGATCGATTATAGGGCCTGAAAAAAATTGAATAAATCTGGGGATTATCGTAAGAAACCCGGCTACTCCTGTATAAAAAGTAGATCCTCCCAATTCAGAGACCAGCCACATCGCTGCTACGGCGTAAAGGGAATCTCCGATATTCGTGACCACTCTCCCAAGAAACATAAGTAAAAAATTACGGTTACGAAGCATACTCATTGTTACACCCCCGTATTGTCACCAGTATCCTTTTTCTCCTTTGTTGACTTGATCTGGATTCCTACGCTAAACTCCTGACTTATTGTTAAAACATTATCCGTCATATGCATTGACGTTTTATCCACCCACCTCTCAAGCAGCTGTTTAAATTCTTCATGTAATTCATCCTTTTGATCGTTGGTAAGATCCAAACGAAGGATCAATGTAGTTACATCACTCGAGTCAAACTCATCAGCCAACACGGGATCGACAGTTCCAGATCCTATCGTATTAAACCATTTAGAGCGGGAAAGGTAGTATTTTTCAGTAACTCCCCCAACTTTCTTTTCCTCCACCATCTTAATCAGTCCACCATCGTACAATTTCATCATATGGTAATGGACATTCCCCCCTGATTCTCCGAGCATATCCGCTACTTGTTTTGCCGTCCTTGGAGTATGTAGCAACTGTTTAATAATTCGCACTCGAAGCGAATGTCCCAGCAGCTTCGCTTGCTCAATGGAAATGTTAAAAGATTCATCGCCGCTCATTCATGTTACCTCCTCTTCAAAAGTAATCGCACTAACAATCTGTTTTTATAGATTGACGATCTGCATAATTAGATTATCATGCTGAGCTTATTCTGTATACCCTTATTT includes:
- a CDS encoding D-alanyl-D-alanine carboxypeptidase family protein; this encodes MKRWWIRAGMLLALLVIIYLGVKPDMLVGKPGIKAESAVLMDMSTEQILINFNGSEEIASGGISKLMTELLVMEAVINGELRWDDPVTISAYASSVGGSHLGLKQGEQFTVQELFQIIAVYSANDAAIALAEHIGGTEQTFAQKMNQKATEIGLSDKTVFTNSTGLSVKLLGPNRPKEIQGQTVMTAVDACRLARYLLNDYPEILRVSSQMQVSMHQKGMYMSNTNWMLSSIGGPYAYDGNDGLKTGYDEDSGYHFVGTAERNGKRLISVVLGSDSREGRFVETRKLFNYGFSGSK
- a CDS encoding ArsR/SmtB family transcription factor, coding for MSGDESFNISIEQAKLLGHSLRVRIIKQLLHTPRTAKQVADMLGESGGNVHYHMMKLYDGGLIKMVEEKKVGGVTEKYYLSRSKWFNTIGSGTVDPVLADEFDSSDVTTLILRLDLTNDQKDELHEEFKQLLERWVDKTSMHMTDNVLTISQEFSVGIQIKSTKEKKDTGDNTGV
- a CDS encoding MFS transporter, with amino-acid sequence MSMLRNRNFLLMFLGRVVTNIGDSLYAVAAMWLVSELGGSTFYTGVAGFLTIIPRFIQFFSGPIIDRVNIRSLLIYTQLIQAVLLLLIPIAHYMGFLNVGLVLIVSPILSTFNMFVYPAQMSSLPQFVEDRNLSKANSMFTFANQGIETGCNALAGILLVTIGATSIYLLDSVMFMMSTLLFAMIKVSRVQHLKSSGEGPNNLIELVKKYGSELTEGIQILFNKTVSRLLFGIILINLVGGATFVVLPQFSKGYGGAEIYGLLLMAQALGSLLGALSAPYLRLESIGMGKIYALAFMLSGLLWTLSVFCPYPWLMIIVYGLAWFPGGVTNILINTYLQKGIPTNLLGRVFSAAYSLSGIAMPIGSLIGGIVGQMVDGKEVIGWSGFVVILVGIYWMLDYKTRSLPNAQSVTDKAFIS